A window of the Miscanthus floridulus cultivar M001 chromosome 14, ASM1932011v1, whole genome shotgun sequence genome harbors these coding sequences:
- the LOC136505764 gene encoding lysine histidine transporter-like 8 encodes MATAAEGAASELELVSIPATPHGLSTPEGAATPTGAGAGGGGGRSKGSGTPGRRVVEGLRGYLEDVGHLTRLDPRDAWLPVTESRGGNARYAAFHSLNAGLGFQALLLPLAFPGLGWSWGIISLTIAYFWQLYTLWILVKLHEAVPGRRYNRYVELAQAAFGEKLGMWLALFPTIYLSAGTATALILVGGETMKLFFQIVCGPLCSPNPITTVEWYLVFTSMAVILSQLPNLNSIAGLSLIGGATAIMYCTMSWVLSVSQPRPPTVSYDPMTSNSFGISLFSTLNALGIIAFAFRGHNLALEIQATMPSTFKHPAHVPMWRGAKVAYLLIAMCLFPVAVGGYWAYGNMMPPGGMLAALYAFHSHDIPRGLLATTCLLVVLNCLSSFQIYSMPVFDSFEAYYTGRTNRPCSAWVRSGFRVFYGFLSLFISVALPFLSSLAGLLGGLTLPVTFAYPCFMWIHVKKPERFSFSWYLNWGLGLLGTAFSLAFSLGGVWSIVNNGMKLKFFKPN; translated from the exons atggcgacggcggcggagggCGCGGCGAGCGAGCTGGAGCTGGTGTCGATCCCGGCAACGCCGCACGGCCTGTCGACGCCGGAGGGCGCGGCGACGCCGACCGGAGCCggtgcgggcggtggcggcgggaggAGCAAGGGCTCCGGGACCCCCGGGCGTCGCGTGGTGGAGGGCCTGCGCGGGTACCTGGAGGACGTGGGCCACCTCACGCGCCTCGACCCGCGCGACGCCTGGCTACCCGTCACCGAGAGCCGCGGCGGCAACGCCCGCTACGCCGCCTTCCACTCCCTCAACGCCGGCCTCGGCTTCCAGGCTCTCCTCCTCCCGCTCGCCTTCCCGGGCCTCGGATG GAGCTGGGGGATAATATCATTGACTATTGCTTATTTCTGGCAACTGTACACACTCTGGATCCTAGTGAAGCTTCATGAGGCTGTGCCAGGCAGGAGGTACAACAGATATGTGGAGCTTGCACAGGCTGCATTTG GAGAAAAACTGGGAATGTGGCTGGCTCTTTTCCCGACTATTTATCTCTCGGCAGGCACCGCCACTGCATTAATCCTTGTTGGAGGGGAGACCATGAAGCTGTTCTTCCAAATAGTGTGTGGCCCACTCTGTTCGCCGAATCCCATTACAACGGTCGAGTGGTACTTGGTGTTCACATCCATGGCAGTAATTCTTTCCCAACTTCCAAATCTCAATTCAATCGCCGGTCTTTCACTCATCGGTGGGGCGACTGCGATAATGTACTGTACCATGTCATGGGTTCTCTCCGTCAGCCAACCGCGACCACCGACAGTATCTTATGACCCAATGACATCCAATTCTTTTGGTATATCCCTATTCTCAACCTTGAACGCTCTTGGGATAATAGCGTTTGCCTTCAGAGGGCACAATCTTGCTCTGGAAATACAG GCAACGATGCCATCGACTTTCAAACATCCAGCACATGTGCCAATGTGGCGCGGGGCCAAAGTAGCGTATCTCCTGATTGCAATGTGCCTCTTCCCCGTTGCCGTTGGAGGCTACTGGGCCTACGGAAACATG ATGCCACCAGGAGGGATGCTGGCGGCACTCTACGCCTTCCACAGCCATGACATCCCGCGGGGCCTCCTTGCGACGACGTGCCTCCTCGTCGTGCTCAACTGCCTCAGCAGCTTCCAGATCTACTCCATGCCGGTGTTCGACAGCTTCGAGGCCTACTACACCGGCCGCACCAACCGCCCGTGCTCGGCATGGGTGCGGTCAGGGTTCAGGGTCTTCTACGGGTTCCTCTCGCTGTTCATCAGCGTGGCCCTGCCGTTCCTTTCCAGCCTCGCCGGGCTGCTGGGCGGACTCACCCTGCCCGTGACCTTCGCCTACCCGTGCTTCATGTGGATCCACGTCAAGAAGCCCGAGAGGTTCAGCTTCAGCTGGTACCTCAACTGGGGCCTTGGGCTGCTCGGCACAGCGTTCAGCCTGGCGTTCTCGCTGGGTGGCGTCTGGAGCATCGTCAACAATGGGATGAAGCTCAAGTTCTTCAAGCCTAACTAG